The following are encoded together in the Xanthobacter autotrophicus Py2 genome:
- a CDS encoding surface antigen (D15) (PFAM: surface antigen (D15)~KEGG: mlo:mll1662 hypothetical protein), whose amino-acid sequence MAISGRHYWNRLRPLLLAAVAVTLSAVPSHAQDDDFFGSIAALFNPNPTSRQTPVIDATPYTLNIEVQGGDSSLKNAVTQASNLESLKDRPPSGAAGLVRRALSDFERITAALYGEGRYGATIHITVAGIAPNAPNIFDVVERARKAGPVPVQVVVDPGPPFVFGDIRILDAATRRPLAEGPSLRALGLEPGESARADRVVRAEAVVVDFWRERGHPFARLTGKDVVADHATHRLNVTLLVETGPVATFGTFTVSGADFLPPNFIEERVEIPPGTPYSPDRLTRLRKRLLTIQAIASVRIREGERLDAQGRLPIYIEVRPRDPRYVGFSAKYSSTDGSSINGFWGHRNLFGGGETLRLDASVSWFGGVPEAVPNADPFGYKLAASFVKPGIWTPQDDLILNAAILREVTNAYVREGVVALLAVRHRFDDQLSMQVGVDFEDGQVEDTTGIYNALVTGIPVDLFYDTTDNALDPSRGIRLNATVEPFAYLGDSGAGPVMLKAALSAYHAFDDDRRIIIAGRVAAGSLVGVGDLYDVPPQRRFYVGGGGSVRGYDYQSASPRNAFGQIVGGLSFFEASAELRVRITDTIGIVPFFDMGSAFATEYPDFSGLKYSAGIGLRYYTPIGPLRVDFAVPLNPGPDDGSFGVYVSLGQAF is encoded by the coding sequence GTGGCGATATCAGGGCGACATTACTGGAACCGGCTGCGTCCGTTACTGCTTGCAGCCGTGGCTGTAACGCTTTCGGCTGTGCCGTCGCATGCCCAGGATGATGATTTCTTCGGCTCCATCGCCGCGTTGTTCAACCCGAATCCGACGTCGCGCCAGACACCGGTCATCGATGCCACGCCCTATACTTTGAACATTGAGGTCCAGGGCGGCGACAGCAGCCTCAAGAACGCCGTCACCCAGGCCTCCAACCTCGAAAGCCTGAAGGATCGGCCGCCCTCCGGCGCCGCCGGTCTGGTGCGCCGCGCGCTCTCCGATTTCGAGCGGATCACCGCCGCGCTCTACGGGGAAGGCCGCTATGGCGCCACCATCCACATCACCGTTGCCGGCATTGCGCCCAACGCCCCCAACATCTTCGACGTGGTGGAGCGGGCCCGCAAGGCCGGCCCGGTTCCGGTGCAGGTGGTTGTCGATCCCGGCCCTCCCTTCGTCTTCGGCGACATCCGCATCCTCGACGCGGCCACCCGCCGCCCGCTCGCGGAGGGCCCGAGCCTGCGCGCCCTTGGCCTCGAGCCGGGCGAATCCGCACGCGCCGATCGCGTGGTGCGTGCCGAGGCGGTGGTGGTGGATTTCTGGCGCGAGCGCGGGCACCCCTTCGCCCGCCTCACCGGCAAGGACGTGGTGGCCGACCACGCCACCCACCGGCTCAACGTCACGCTTCTGGTCGAGACCGGGCCGGTGGCCACCTTTGGCACCTTCACCGTCTCGGGCGCCGACTTCCTGCCGCCCAACTTCATCGAGGAACGGGTCGAGATCCCGCCCGGCACGCCCTATTCGCCGGACCGGCTGACGCGACTGCGCAAGCGCCTGTTGACCATCCAGGCCATCGCCAGCGTGCGCATCCGCGAGGGCGAGCGGCTGGACGCCCAGGGCCGGCTGCCCATCTATATCGAGGTACGCCCGCGCGATCCGCGCTACGTGGGTTTCTCGGCCAAGTATTCGAGCACGGATGGCTCGTCCATCAACGGCTTCTGGGGCCACCGCAACCTGTTCGGCGGCGGCGAGACCTTGCGGCTCGACGCCTCGGTGTCGTGGTTCGGTGGGGTGCCGGAGGCGGTGCCCAATGCGGACCCGTTCGGCTACAAGCTCGCCGCCAGCTTCGTGAAGCCGGGCATATGGACCCCTCAGGACGACCTGATCCTCAACGCCGCCATCCTGCGCGAGGTGACCAACGCCTATGTCCGCGAGGGCGTCGTTGCGCTCCTCGCCGTGCGCCACCGCTTCGACGACCAGCTCTCCATGCAGGTGGGCGTCGACTTCGAGGACGGACAGGTGGAGGACACCACCGGCATCTACAATGCGCTGGTCACCGGCATCCCGGTGGACCTCTTCTACGACACCACCGACAACGCCCTCGATCCGTCCCGCGGCATCCGGCTGAACGCCACGGTGGAGCCCTTCGCCTATCTCGGCGACAGCGGCGCCGGCCCGGTGATGCTGAAGGCCGCGCTTTCCGCCTATCACGCCTTCGACGACGACCGGCGCATCATCATCGCCGGCCGGGTGGCGGCAGGCAGCTTGGTGGGTGTGGGCGATCTCTACGACGTGCCGCCGCAGCGGCGCTTCTATGTGGGCGGCGGCGGCTCGGTGCGCGGCTATGATTACCAGTCGGCGAGCCCGCGCAACGCCTTCGGCCAGATCGTGGGTGGCCTGTCCTTCTTCGAGGCGTCGGCGGAACTGCGCGTGCGCATCACCGACACCATCGGCATCGTGCCCTTCTTCGACATGGGCTCGGCCTTCGCCACCGAATATCCCGACTTCAGCGGCCTGAAATATTCGGCCGGCATCGGCCTGCGCTATTACACGCCCATCGGGCCGCTGCGGGTCGATTTCGCCGTGCCGCTCAATCCCGGCCCCGATGACGGGTCCTTTGGCGTCTATGTCAGCCTGGGGCAGGCCTTCTGA
- a CDS encoding protein of unknown function DUF490 (PFAM: protein of unknown function DUF490~KEGG: nha:Nham_1002 protein of unknown function DUF490), whose amino-acid sequence MGKVRTLAKWTGLALAGLTLLLALAFGAIQTPPGKALLARVGSSLASANGLNVEISGITGFVPANMAVARIVASDPKGPFAEVENVSLDWNPLSLLLGSLDIDAAGATRIALQRKPELPPAPASPQTTSGGGGFALPVRIGRLSLDEIVIDEPVLGHAAVLSLVATAELRSLERGLSGAFNLKRRDQPGSLTGRLGYVPQTEHLDLDITAEEPAGGLVARAAGIADLPAITATLKGVGPLDAWDGRLDVAAGTAARIEGSAKVRATGAARRVSFTAEADIARLVPAQIAPLLEGGVELAGAATIDKARRIAIESATARSAGFGAGVHGSVDADAMTADLAFGLKAGEAGRFAALAPGVTWKAAGVEGTLKGAFTSPVLAARATAEGLKGAGYGAATVEITAATLPDARQTLAFTLDGKADGLSADDPKVAQALGRTARFHVAGAQPKGRAPAVTAATVELAALTSRFSGNASAEKIAGTLKLEKLDLAAFSPLAGRTLAGTAALDATIDASGDLSRVDTSITGGTRDVATGIAAVDGLFGGTTTLAAKLARDGQNAIRVDRFSLASDSLTVTADGTLSRARADLAAKLALADVAKLDPRVSGAVTGEAAFRGSLDNLGLTARLLMPAGTAMKQKVEGLSLAVTASDLTGNPAAQFTLDGRVAGKPATGSGAFATLADGARQLKDLVLAIGSVSAKGEVRLDGKGLADGTLAIAAGDLNDLSPLALTELAGRLTADVRLDATGGRQRVAVKADAANVSAAGQSVGSARIDATVVDPAGAPALDGTVRLRAVNAGGMDISQANLTANGAAGGTSVNLDAVVNGATLTTTGLLTPRDGTIGFRLDRLNLARGGTSITTAAPANFRWSGDTLAIDRLTLTTRGGSASVSGRAGSSLALDVTLTTLPLALADLAAPGLNLSGTLSGSARLEGPAAAPTGTYSLTVARVSTRDLSANGIGPLDVRADGRFADGRVSTRTTVTGRFLSDVTLTGSAPLGAGDLDLAIRGALDLGVANPMLATSGAQVRGRAAIDATVRGTAAAPRAGGTVRISGARFDDGVNGVNLSNIEGVITGTDRSVTLSSLTARTPNGGGLSARGTVALEPAQGFPGRIDVDLTNAGLVNSDLMRLVAEGRLAVEGAFANNPRVTGRLVVRHLDVNIPDRLPGGGAALNVRHVNGGRNWNVSTNRPGGKAGANAPRRSNAGMALDLTVSAPNNVFVRGMGLEAELGGDLKVGGTTASPATLGGFEMRRGTFDILGRRLNFTRGKITFNGTTDPDLDFVAETTANDITAQILVTGAASRPDVTFSSTPTLPQDEVLSRLMFGRSAGSLTGAQALQIAQTIAQFSGGSGVLDQMRRSLGVDSLDVGTNAAGTGGQVGIGRRLNDRMYLGVRQGTTPGSSQVTVDMDITKNIRLQGATGADGSAEVGIGAQWDY is encoded by the coding sequence ATGGGAAAAGTGCGCACCCTCGCCAAATGGACCGGCCTTGCGCTTGCGGGCCTGACGCTGCTGCTCGCCCTGGCGTTCGGCGCCATCCAGACACCGCCGGGCAAGGCGCTTCTGGCGCGCGTGGGCTCTTCACTTGCCTCCGCCAACGGGCTGAATGTCGAAATCTCCGGCATTACCGGCTTTGTGCCCGCCAACATGGCGGTGGCGCGGATCGTTGCGTCCGATCCCAAGGGCCCGTTCGCCGAGGTGGAGAATGTGAGCCTCGACTGGAATCCCCTGTCGCTGCTCCTCGGCTCACTCGACATCGACGCCGCCGGCGCCACCCGCATCGCGCTCCAGCGCAAGCCCGAGCTGCCACCGGCCCCGGCTTCGCCCCAGACCACCAGCGGTGGCGGCGGCTTCGCCCTGCCGGTGCGGATCGGCCGTCTGTCGCTCGATGAAATCGTCATCGACGAGCCGGTGCTCGGGCATGCCGCCGTGCTGTCGCTGGTGGCCACCGCCGAGCTGCGCTCGCTGGAGCGGGGGCTGTCCGGCGCCTTCAATCTCAAGCGGCGGGACCAGCCGGGCAGCCTCACCGGCCGGCTCGGCTATGTGCCGCAGACCGAGCACCTCGACCTCGACATCACCGCCGAAGAACCGGCCGGGGGCCTCGTGGCGCGGGCGGCCGGCATCGCCGACCTGCCGGCCATCACGGCGACCCTCAAGGGCGTCGGCCCGCTGGATGCCTGGGACGGGCGTCTCGACGTTGCGGCCGGCACCGCTGCCAGGATCGAGGGTTCGGCAAAGGTGCGGGCCACCGGTGCGGCGCGGCGCGTAAGTTTCACTGCCGAGGCCGACATCGCCCGGCTGGTTCCGGCCCAGATTGCGCCCCTGCTGGAAGGGGGCGTGGAGCTCGCCGGCGCCGCCACCATCGACAAGGCGCGGCGCATCGCCATCGAGAGCGCCACCGCCCGCTCCGCCGGCTTCGGCGCTGGCGTGCACGGCAGCGTGGATGCGGACGCCATGACCGCCGATCTTGCTTTCGGCCTCAAGGCCGGCGAGGCGGGCCGCTTCGCCGCGCTCGCGCCGGGCGTCACCTGGAAGGCGGCGGGGGTGGAGGGCACCCTGAAGGGCGCGTTCACGTCCCCCGTGCTTGCCGCCCGCGCCACCGCCGAGGGCCTGAAGGGCGCCGGCTATGGCGCCGCCACCGTCGAAATCACCGCAGCCACCCTTCCCGATGCCCGCCAGACCCTCGCCTTCACCCTGGATGGCAAGGCGGACGGGCTTTCCGCCGACGATCCGAAGGTGGCGCAGGCGCTGGGACGCACCGCCCGCTTCCACGTGGCCGGCGCGCAGCCCAAGGGGCGTGCCCCCGCCGTCACCGCCGCCACGGTGGAGCTTGCCGCCCTCACCAGCCGCTTCAGCGGCAATGCCTCGGCGGAGAAGATCGCCGGCACGCTCAAGCTGGAGAAGCTGGATCTCGCCGCCTTCTCCCCCCTCGCCGGGCGGACGCTGGCGGGCACGGCGGCGCTGGACGCCACCATCGACGCCAGCGGCGATCTTTCCCGCGTGGATACGAGCATCACCGGCGGCACCAGGGATGTGGCGACCGGCATCGCGGCGGTGGACGGCCTGTTCGGCGGTACCACGACCCTGGCCGCCAAGCTGGCGCGGGACGGGCAGAATGCCATCCGCGTCGACCGCTTCAGCCTCGCCTCTGACAGCCTGACGGTGACCGCCGACGGCACGCTCTCGCGAGCCCGCGCCGACCTTGCGGCGAAGCTGGCGCTTGCGGATGTGGCAAAGCTTGACCCCCGCGTCTCCGGCGCGGTGACGGGCGAGGCGGCGTTCCGGGGCAGCCTGGACAACCTCGGCCTCACCGCCCGGCTGCTGATGCCCGCCGGCACCGCCATGAAGCAGAAGGTGGAGGGCCTCAGCCTTGCCGTTACGGCCTCCGACCTCACCGGAAACCCGGCGGCGCAGTTCACCCTCGACGGTCGGGTGGCCGGCAAGCCTGCCACCGGTTCGGGCGCCTTCGCTACGCTGGCGGATGGGGCGCGGCAGCTGAAGGACCTCGTCCTCGCCATCGGTTCGGTCTCGGCCAAGGGCGAAGTGCGGCTCGATGGCAAGGGCCTTGCGGACGGGACGCTCGCCATCGCCGCCGGCGACCTCAATGATCTGTCGCCCCTCGCGCTCACCGAGCTGGCCGGGCGGCTCACAGCCGATGTGCGCCTCGACGCCACCGGCGGGCGCCAGCGCGTGGCGGTGAAGGCGGATGCCGCCAATGTCTCAGCCGCCGGGCAGAGCGTGGGCAGCGCGCGCATCGATGCCACCGTGGTGGACCCGGCCGGCGCCCCGGCGCTGGACGGCACGGTGCGGCTGCGCGCCGTGAACGCCGGCGGCATGGACATTTCGCAGGCCAATCTCACCGCCAATGGCGCGGCGGGGGGAACGAGCGTCAATCTCGATGCCGTGGTCAACGGCGCGACGCTGACCACCACCGGTCTTCTCACCCCGCGCGACGGCACCATCGGCTTCCGCCTCGATCGCCTCAATCTCGCGCGCGGCGGCACCAGCATCACCACTGCCGCACCGGCCAATTTCCGCTGGTCGGGCGACACCCTCGCCATCGACCGGCTGACGCTGACCACGCGCGGCGGCAGCGCCAGCGTGTCCGGCCGGGCCGGCTCTTCGCTGGCGCTGGACGTGACCCTCACCACCCTGCCGCTGGCGCTGGCGGACCTCGCCGCCCCGGGTCTCAATCTATCCGGCACGCTGTCCGGCAGCGCGCGGCTCGAAGGGCCAGCGGCGGCGCCTACCGGCACCTATTCCCTGACCGTCGCCCGGGTCAGCACCCGCGACCTGTCCGCCAACGGCATCGGCCCGCTCGATGTCCGCGCCGATGGCCGGTTCGCGGATGGGCGCGTGAGCACGCGCACGACCGTGACCGGGCGGTTCCTGTCGGATGTGACCCTCACCGGCTCGGCGCCCCTGGGCGCGGGCGATCTCGATCTCGCGATCCGGGGCGCGCTGGATCTCGGCGTTGCCAATCCCATGCTCGCCACCTCCGGCGCGCAGGTGCGCGGCCGGGCGGCTATCGATGCCACCGTGCGCGGCACCGCCGCCGCACCACGGGCGGGCGGCACGGTGCGCATCTCCGGTGCCCGCTTCGACGATGGCGTGAACGGGGTCAACCTCTCCAACATCGAGGGCGTCATCACCGGCACGGATCGCTCGGTGACCCTGTCGTCCCTCACCGCGCGCACGCCCAATGGCGGCGGCCTCTCGGCGCGCGGCACGGTGGCGCTGGAGCCGGCGCAGGGCTTCCCCGGTCGCATCGACGTGGATCTCACCAATGCCGGCCTCGTCAACAGCGACCTGATGCGCCTCGTGGCCGAGGGGCGGCTCGCGGTGGAAGGGGCGTTTGCCAACAATCCGCGTGTCACCGGCCGGCTGGTGGTGCGCCATCTCGACGTGAACATTCCTGATCGCCTGCCCGGCGGCGGCGCAGCGCTGAACGTGCGGCACGTGAACGGCGGCCGCAACTGGAACGTGAGTACCAACCGACCGGGCGGCAAGGCCGGGGCCAACGCGCCGCGCCGGAGCAATGCCGGCATGGCGCTGGACCTCACGGTCTCGGCCCCGAACAACGTGTTCGTGCGCGGCATGGGTCTGGAGGCCGAACTCGGCGGCGACCTCAAGGTGGGCGGCACCACCGCCAGCCCGGCGACGCTCGGCGGCTTCGAGATGCGGCGCGGCACCTTCGACATTCTGGGCCGGCGGCTGAATTTCACCCGCGGCAAGATCACCTTCAACGGCACCACGGACCCGGACCTCGACTTCGTGGCGGAAACCACCGCCAACGACATCACCGCGCAGATTCTGGTCACCGGGGCGGCCTCGCGCCCGGACGTGACCTTCAGTTCCACCCCCACCCTGCCGCAGGACGAGGTGCTCTCGCGCCTCATGTTCGGCCGCTCCGCCGGCTCGCTGACGGGAGCGCAGGCGCTGCAGATCGCCCAGACCATCGCGCAATTCTCCGGCGGCTCCGGCGTGCTCGACCAGATGCGCCGCTCGCTGGGCGTGGACAGTCTGGACGTGGGCACCAATGCCGCCGGCACCGGCGGCCAGGTGGGCATCGGCCGACGCCTCAACGACCGCATGTATCTGGGCGTGCGGCAGGGCACGACGCCCGGCTCCAGCCAGGTCACGGTCGACATGGACATCACCAAGAACATCCGCCTGCAGGGCGCCACCGGCGCCGACGGCTCGGCCGAGGTCGGCATCGGCGCCCAGTGGGACTACTGA
- a CDS encoding efflux transporter, RND family, MFP subunit (TIGRFAM: efflux transporter, RND family, MFP subunit~PFAM: secretion protein HlyD family protein~KEGG: rpc:RPC_3828 secretion protein HlyD) — translation MDQITPAADTASRDLPKAAGHGGLIAAVWHRKWRIAALMLVLAGAGWGLLRWRAGPEVVVYPVVKAELVRTVVATGHVETPYRVSIGSQITGTVKEVLVEEGQSVRQGQPLVSLDATELESAVVQAEGAVAQADARMRQLRELTKPAADEAQKQARANLDNARAAFDRADKLAKSGAGTQATLDEATRALNVALTLARTAELQVYTSSPGGSDYVIAETQLSQAKANLATARARLGYATITAPRDGVLITRSVERGAVVQAGKTLLVLAPAGDTQLVVQIDEKNLSLLKLGQSALASADAYPDQRFPASLTYINPSVDITRASVEVKLTVPEPPVYLRQDMTVSVDIAVDRRPDAVVVPARTVHSPTSAAPFVLVARDGRAREQKVRLGLRAGDQVQVLEGLTPGEAVLPVASGVRAGQRIRPVSR, via the coding sequence GTGGACCAGATCACCCCCGCTGCCGACACCGCGTCGCGTGACCTGCCGAAGGCGGCGGGACACGGCGGCCTCATCGCCGCCGTGTGGCATCGCAAATGGCGGATCGCCGCCCTTATGCTGGTGCTGGCCGGGGCGGGCTGGGGGCTGCTGCGCTGGCGCGCGGGGCCGGAGGTGGTGGTCTATCCGGTGGTGAAGGCCGAGCTGGTGCGCACCGTGGTCGCCACCGGCCATGTGGAGACCCCCTACCGGGTGAGCATCGGCAGCCAGATCACCGGCACCGTCAAGGAGGTGCTGGTGGAGGAGGGCCAGAGCGTGCGGCAGGGCCAGCCGCTGGTTTCCCTCGACGCCACCGAGCTTGAGTCCGCAGTGGTGCAGGCCGAGGGCGCCGTGGCCCAGGCCGACGCCCGCATGCGGCAGCTGCGCGAACTCACCAAGCCCGCCGCCGACGAGGCGCAAAAGCAGGCCCGTGCCAACCTCGACAATGCCCGCGCCGCCTTCGATCGCGCCGACAAGCTGGCCAAATCTGGCGCCGGCACCCAGGCGACCCTGGACGAGGCGACACGGGCGCTGAATGTCGCCCTGACGCTGGCGCGCACGGCGGAGCTGCAGGTCTACACCTCAAGTCCCGGCGGCAGCGATTATGTCATCGCCGAGACCCAGCTGAGCCAGGCCAAGGCGAACCTTGCCACTGCCCGGGCGCGGCTCGGCTACGCCACCATCACCGCCCCGCGCGACGGCGTGCTCATCACCCGCAGCGTGGAGCGCGGCGCCGTGGTGCAGGCGGGCAAGACGCTGCTGGTGCTGGCGCCGGCCGGCGACACCCAGCTCGTGGTCCAGATCGACGAGAAGAACCTCAGCCTGCTCAAGCTCGGCCAGAGCGCGCTGGCGTCCGCCGACGCCTATCCGGACCAGCGGTTCCCCGCGAGCCTTACCTATATCAACCCCTCCGTGGACATCACCCGGGCCTCGGTGGAGGTGAAGCTTACGGTGCCCGAACCGCCGGTCTACCTGCGGCAGGACATGACCGTTTCCGTGGACATCGCGGTGGATCGCCGGCCGGACGCGGTGGTGGTGCCCGCGCGCACCGTGCACAGCCCCACCTCGGCGGCGCCGTTCGTGCTGGTGGCGCGGGACGGGCGGGCGCGGGAGCAGAAGGTCCGCCTCGGCCTGAGGGCCGGCGACCAGGTTCAGGTGCTGGAGGGGCTCACCCCCGGCGAGGCGGTGCTGCCGGTGGCCTCGGGGGTGCGCGCCGGCCAGCGCATCCGGCCGGTGTCGCGATGA
- a CDS encoding protein of unknown function DUF214 (PFAM: protein of unknown function DUF214~KEGG: rpc:RPC_3827 protein of unknown function DUF214): MNRWLPFEWIAALRFLGEGRMQTAFILGGITIGVGVIVFMSAMLAGLQTNFIKRVLTSQPQIQLLPPEEVARPLRFDPGVIEGALVQKPSQRILSIDQWQSIAVAMRARPDVVVVAPTASGSALAVRGDASRSISITGMEPEQYFRIVRVPDYLVAGEARLGTDDILVGTELAKDLGAGVGDKLNVTTANGSGRILTITGIFDFGNKAANGRNTYVALRTAQSLLNLIGGVTTIDMTVTDTYAAEDIARDIAAVVPVEADSWITTNAQFFTAVRAQQTSNTLIRLFVGISVAFGIAAVLVVSVIQRSKDIGILRAMGASRGRILRVFLIQGGVLGLFGSLLGSAAGAGALILWHHLLRQVDGSELFPLILEPSLFVAAALLATLTGVVAGLAPAVRAASIDPVEAIRG; this comes from the coding sequence ATGAACCGCTGGCTGCCGTTCGAATGGATCGCCGCCCTGCGCTTCCTCGGCGAAGGGCGCATGCAGACCGCCTTCATCCTCGGCGGCATCACCATCGGCGTGGGCGTGATCGTGTTCATGTCGGCCATGCTGGCCGGGCTCCAGACCAATTTCATCAAGCGGGTGCTGACCTCCCAGCCGCAGATCCAGCTGCTGCCGCCGGAGGAGGTGGCGCGTCCGCTGCGCTTCGATCCGGGCGTGATCGAGGGCGCGCTGGTGCAGAAGCCGTCCCAGCGCATTCTCTCCATCGACCAGTGGCAGTCCATCGCTGTCGCCATGCGGGCGCGGCCTGACGTGGTGGTGGTGGCACCCACGGCGTCGGGATCGGCCCTCGCGGTGCGGGGCGACGCCAGCCGCTCCATCTCCATCACCGGCATGGAGCCGGAGCAGTATTTCCGCATCGTGCGGGTGCCCGACTATCTGGTGGCGGGGGAGGCGCGCCTCGGCACCGATGACATTCTCGTCGGCACCGAGCTGGCGAAGGACCTGGGCGCTGGCGTGGGCGACAAGCTCAACGTGACCACGGCTAACGGGAGCGGGCGCATCCTCACCATCACCGGCATCTTCGATTTCGGCAACAAGGCGGCCAACGGGCGCAACACCTATGTGGCCCTGCGCACCGCCCAGAGCCTGCTCAACCTCATCGGCGGCGTCACCACCATCGACATGACGGTGACCGACACCTACGCCGCCGAGGACATCGCCCGCGACATCGCCGCCGTGGTGCCGGTGGAGGCGGACAGCTGGATCACCACCAACGCCCAGTTCTTCACCGCGGTGCGGGCGCAGCAGACCTCCAACACCCTGATCCGGCTGTTCGTGGGCATCTCGGTGGCGTTCGGCATCGCCGCCGTGCTGGTGGTATCGGTGATCCAGCGCTCCAAGGACATCGGCATCCTGCGCGCCATGGGCGCGTCCCGCGGGCGGATCCTGCGGGTCTTCCTCATCCAGGGTGGAGTGCTGGGCCTCTTCGGCTCTCTGCTGGGGTCGGCGGCCGGCGCCGGAGCGCTCATCCTCTGGCACCACCTGCTGCGGCAGGTGGACGGCTCGGAGCTGTTCCCGCTGATCCTGGAGCCGAGCCTGTTCGTGGCCGCAGCGCTGCTCGCCACCCTGACCGGCGTGGTCGCCGGCCTTGCCCCGGCGGTGCGCGCCGCCAGCATCGATCCGGTGGAGGCGATCCGTGGCTGA
- a CDS encoding ABC transporter related (PFAM: ABC transporter related~SMART: AAA ATPase~KEGG: rpa:RPA1650 putative ABC transporter, ATP-binding protein) → MADVLALQAIRKSYAIGTPVETEVLHGIDLTLRAGEFVALIGPSGSGKSTLLNIIGLLDSPTSGRLEVTGADTTQLDDAARTRLRGHAIGFVFQYHYLISAFTAAENVMMPMLVDRGHPDRQMEQRADELLDWVGLSRWRNNRATNMSGGQQQRVAIARALAMEPALVLADEPTGNLDTASADSVFALLRRINAERGTTFLVVTHNMALAERCDRIVELVDGRIHAERA, encoded by the coding sequence GTGGCTGATGTGCTGGCGCTTCAGGCGATCCGCAAATCCTACGCCATCGGCACGCCGGTGGAGACCGAGGTGCTGCACGGCATCGACCTCACCCTGCGGGCCGGCGAGTTCGTGGCGCTGATCGGCCCGTCCGGCTCGGGCAAGAGCACGCTGCTCAACATCATCGGCCTGCTGGACAGCCCCACCTCCGGGCGCCTCGAAGTCACCGGGGCCGACACCACGCAGCTCGACGATGCCGCGCGCACCCGGCTGCGGGGCCACGCCATCGGCTTCGTGTTCCAGTATCACTACCTGATCTCGGCCTTCACGGCGGCCGAGAACGTGATGATGCCCATGCTGGTGGACCGCGGCCACCCCGACCGGCAGATGGAGCAGCGGGCCGACGAACTGCTGGACTGGGTGGGCCTCAGCCGCTGGCGCAACAACCGCGCCACCAACATGTCGGGCGGCCAGCAGCAGCGGGTCGCCATCGCCCGGGCGCTGGCCATGGAGCCGGCTTTGGTGCTCGCCGACGAGCCCACGGGAAACCTCGACACCGCCTCCGCCGACAGCGTGTTCGCGCTGCTGCGCCGGATCAATGCCGAGCGGGGCACGACCTTTCTCGTGGTCACCCACAATATGGCGCTGGCCGAGCGCTGCGACCGCATCGTCGAGCTGGTGGACGGCCGCATCCACGCCGAGCGCGCCTGA